The DNA sequence TAAGCCATCAGGCTCTTGAGGTCGAGGCTGCCGCTGGGAGCGGTGAATTTGCCCTGTTGCAGCGTTACCTGAGCGGGTTCGCAGCCCAGCTTCTGCGCCGCCAGTTCGCTGAGCGCCTTGATCATCTCGCGCGTGGCGGCCAGGGCCGCCTGACCGCCAATGTAGGTAAAGCGGCTGGCCGCGTGGCCTAACTCGAAGGGTGCATTGTCGGTATCGCTCTGAACGATCGTGACCGCCTCACGGGGAAGGTGGAATTCCTCGGCCACGACTTGCTGCAGCATGGTCAAGGCGCCGGTGCCGGTGTCGGGTGCGCCGGTGAGCAGCGAGATCCGCCCCTGGGCGTCGACGCTGAGGATCATGGCCGAGGCCCCAATATTGCCGGTGCCCCGTTCGTACAGCGCCACGCCGCGGCCGACGTTAGGCGGCTTGGGTGCCTCCCAATGAGCCGCGGCGGCGGCGGCCTCCAGCGTCTGCGGGCCCAGGATGGCGCGCCAATGCTCACCCAACGCACCGGTATCGCCCTCGCTCAAAACGTTGCGGCGGCGAAATTCCAGCGCCTCGATCCCCATCTCATGAGCGATCATGTCCATGTGACTTTCCACCGCGAACAGCATCTGCGGCGCGCCTGGCGCGCGCATATAACCGCGCGGCACGGTGTTGGTGTAAACCCGATAGGCTTCGATCAGCACCGCGGGAACGCGGTAGGCACCCGAGCCGTGAACCGCCCCATGCAGCATCGGTGAGGGCGAATAGCCGCTGTAGCCGCCGCAGTCGTATACGATTTTGACTTGATGGGCGGTGATGTGGCCCTCGTTATCTACCCCGGTCTTCTGGGTAATGATCGCCGAATGGCGCGGATTGGCCGCCATCAGCTCCTCGGTATAAGTCATCACCATCTTGACCGGCCGATTGGCATTCTTGGCCAGGTAGTAACACAGCACGCTGTCCATCAGGCTGCCCTTGGCGCCGAAATCCCCACCGATCGAGGCGGCATCGACCCGGATGCGCTCCTGAGGCAAGTCCAGCGCAATCGCGATCTGGTTGCGTGCCACGTACGGCATCTTGTTGGTCAGCCAGATGTGGATGCGGCCATTGGGCTCGATCCAGGTCGCGCATGCGTGCGGCTCGATATAGGCCTGATGGATGGCGGGGACGTAAAAGGTATGCTCGAAGACCCGCGCCGCTTTGGCAAAACCGGCCTCCAGGTCGCCGTGTTTGATGATCGCCTGGGCGCTGACGTTGGGGATCGGCGGGGCGATTCGCACCTCGCCGTGGAAGGGTTGCGGCGGCATGTGCGAGTAGCGGGCGGGGTCGTCGTGGATCAGCGGCGCGCCCGCCGTCATCGCCTCCAGCGGATCGAACACCGCGGGCAGCTCCTCGTAGCGCACCTCGATCAGCTTGAGCGCAGCCTCGGCGATGTCGGGGGTCTCGGCCGCCACCGCCGCGACTTTATCGCCGACGAAGCGGACCCGGTCGCGCGCCAGCACTGGGGTATCGAAGATGAACTTGCCCATCAGCACTTCGGGCACATCGGCGCTGGTCAGCACCGCGTGCACGCCGGGCAATTTGCGCGCCTCGCTGACGTCGAGCGAGACGATGCGGGCATGGGGGAAGGGGCTGCGCAGCACCTTGCCCCACAACATCCCGGGCAAAATGACGTCGGCGGTGTACTTGGTGCGACCGGTGACTTTAGCCGGGCCTTCGACCCGCCCAGCAGGCTGACCGATATTGAGCAATGTTGCCATGAGTGTTCCTTTTCCGCCCTCGCGACCCAGGCAGGCGCCGGCAGCCTACGGCCACGGTGCGTCAAGTCGTCTCCCCTCGTAATACCCCAGCGCTGCCGATAACGTCTATAGCCTGCGCCAAGTGGGGCCCCGGGCGCTGGCGTGGCGGGCGGTTAGTTGGCTAAAGTCGCGGCTGCGCGGCCCCGCCGCCGCGCCCGCAACAGACAACGACCGCTTGGAGGAGGATAGCCGTGAAAATAGTCGTTTATGGTCCCGATCGGCGCACCGGCGCCGTGCAGGACGGGAGCGTGGTGGATCTGTCATACGCCTTCGCCAAGTGCGTGCGCGAATGCGATAACGAACCCCATCCACTGCAGCTTGCCGAGGCCCTGGTTCCCTCCGACCTGGCGCGGCTGATCGAGGCCGGGCAACCCGCGCTGGACAGGATCAACCAGGCGGTGGACTACCTCCAGCGCGCCTCCGATCAGCTCGATCCGCGCGGCGAGCCGGTGGTCCACAAGCTTAGCGCGGTGCGATTGCATGCGCCCCGCCCCCACGCCAGCCGGGTGGCCTGCGCGGGTGGCAATTTCGCCGATCATGCGATCGCGATGGCGGCCAAGATTCGCGGCCAGACGATCTCGGCCAGCGACGCCAAGGCGGAAATCCGCAAGGCCGGCATCTGGGGCTTTTGGAAGGTGGATCGGCGCAGCATGGGGCCCGAGGCCGAACTGATTTATCCGGCCCGCGCACGCTACTTCGATTATGAAGGCGAGGCCGCGGTGGTGCTGGGCAAGCAGGGCAAGAACATCAAGGCGGCCGACGCCAAGTCCTACATCTGGGGCGTGACGCTCTCGGGCGACTGGAGCATCCGCGGGCTGAATGAAGGGGGCGGGCTGCTCAAGTTCGCGATGCAAAAGAATTTCGACACCAGCCATTCGATGGGGCCCTGCATCGTGGTGGGCGAACTGGATCCCGACAACGTTGAGGTCGAGACCCTGGTCAACGGCGACCGCCGCCAGCATTACAACACCAAGGATATGGTGGTTTCCTTCGCCGAGTACATCGAGTACCTGTCCACCGATTTGACGCTGTACCCCGGCGACGTCATCAGCGGTGGCACCGCAGCCGGCACCGCCGCCGATTCCAGCGAGGTGCGGCCCGATCGCTCCTTCGCGCCCGACCGCTTTCTGAAGCCTGGCGACACGGTGGAGATCCGCTCCCCGGCCATCGGCAGTCTGAAGAGTCGGGTCGTGGCCTCACGCTGATTCTGGCTAAAGCGCCGCGGCGTTTGTCGTCGCGGCGCTTTAGCCCACGCCGTGATCCTTGAACCAAGCCGCCATGTGCTTCCAGGCGTCCTTGGCC is a window from the Candidatus Binataceae bacterium genome containing:
- a CDS encoding xanthine dehydrogenase family protein molybdopterin-binding subunit, translated to MATLLNIGQPAGRVEGPAKVTGRTKYTADVILPGMLWGKVLRSPFPHARIVSLDVSEARKLPGVHAVLTSADVPEVLMGKFIFDTPVLARDRVRFVGDKVAAVAAETPDIAEAALKLIEVRYEELPAVFDPLEAMTAGAPLIHDDPARYSHMPPQPFHGEVRIAPPIPNVSAQAIIKHGDLEAGFAKAARVFEHTFYVPAIHQAYIEPHACATWIEPNGRIHIWLTNKMPYVARNQIAIALDLPQERIRVDAASIGGDFGAKGSLMDSVLCYYLAKNANRPVKMVMTYTEELMAANPRHSAIITQKTGVDNEGHITAHQVKIVYDCGGYSGYSPSPMLHGAVHGSGAYRVPAVLIEAYRVYTNTVPRGYMRAPGAPQMLFAVESHMDMIAHEMGIEALEFRRRNVLSEGDTGALGEHWRAILGPQTLEAAAAAAHWEAPKPPNVGRGVALYERGTGNIGASAMILSVDAQGRISLLTGAPDTGTGALTMLQQVVAEEFHLPREAVTIVQSDTDNAPFELGHAASRFTYIGGQAALAATREMIKALSELAAQKLGCEPAQVTLQQGKFTAPSGSLDLKSLMAYAAERGLAPIHRTGNYVHKSGEMDNTCFCAQIAEVEVDRETGEVKLRKLVTAHDTGTVINPLTLHGQIEGGVVQGIGQALTEHLVIRDGNVTTLHMGDYKLPTAMDIPELTTVIVPSQVGPGPHNSKAIGEHSLSSVPAAIANAVFDAVGVRITELPITAAKVYEGLHKQTGK
- a CDS encoding fumarylacetoacetate hydrolase family protein: MKIVVYGPDRRTGAVQDGSVVDLSYAFAKCVRECDNEPHPLQLAEALVPSDLARLIEAGQPALDRINQAVDYLQRASDQLDPRGEPVVHKLSAVRLHAPRPHASRVACAGGNFADHAIAMAAKIRGQTISASDAKAEIRKAGIWGFWKVDRRSMGPEAELIYPARARYFDYEGEAAVVLGKQGKNIKAADAKSYIWGVTLSGDWSIRGLNEGGGLLKFAMQKNFDTSHSMGPCIVVGELDPDNVEVETLVNGDRRQHYNTKDMVVSFAEYIEYLSTDLTLYPGDVISGGTAAGTAADSSEVRPDRSFAPDRFLKPGDTVEIRSPAIGSLKSRVVASR